From a single Solenopsis invicta isolate M01_SB chromosome 6, UNIL_Sinv_3.0, whole genome shotgun sequence genomic region:
- the LOC105205190 gene encoding cytochrome P450 9e2, translating into MEYWSILLSIVIGAVSIHYLFKNFNFFKRHGVIHIPSVPLFGSTASLIFRRESFADFFVKIYNFNPDAKYYGFYGTTNPFFLLRDPELIKSILVKNFEAFPDRRGFANLNDPLLGKNLFSLRGEKWRNVRTLLSPSFTSSKMKMMFTLMSECAENFAKFLSTLPDNKGEMDMKDAFSKYTNDVIATCAFGIKVDTMKDPTNNFFVYGKEATSFFSGKRALKFLFLRTFPTLGQILNIRLINDYVMKFFKDVIKTTIDTRDAKHITRPDMLQLMMDIRGKEDRRELDIDDMTAQAFVFFFGGFDTSSTAMSFAAHEIAANPEVQIKLQQEIDKLLEESNGEASYESINRLEYLDAVINETLRLYPPVAFLERTCDKSYELPPALPGEKPFVMKKGMVVWIPVYAIHRDKKYYDNPNKFCPERFLDNKMHNSSYYMPFGLGPRMCIANRFALLEVKVLLFHLLARCELKPSAKTPSPIKFVKNLAMMPENGFWLNIQRRKNIHSMLKSAIMNG; encoded by the coding sequence ATGGAATATTGGTCGATATTGTTATCGATAGTGATTGGTGCGGTCAGCATtcattatcttttcaaaaattttaatttttttaaaagacatGGTGTTATACATATACCGTCTGTTCCACTATTTGGATCCACGGCATCACTCATATTTCGTCGAGAATCATTTGCCGATTTCTTCGTGAAGATATACAATTTCAATCCAGACGCAAAGTATTATGGATTTTACGGCACGACAAATCCATTCTTTTTACTTCGCGATCCAGAGCTCATTAAGTCAATTCTTGTTAAGAATTTTGAGGCATTTCCAGATCGTCGTGGTTTTGCCAACTTGAATGATCCTTTACttggaaaaaatttgttttcccTTCGCGGAGAAAAGTGGCGGAACGTGAGAACTTTGTTGAGCCCATCTTTCACATCCAGCAAGATGAAAATGATGTTTACATTGATGTCGGAATGTGCTGAGAATTTTGCTAAATTTCTGTCGACATTGCCGGATAACAAAGGTGAGATGGACATGAAAGATGCCTTTTCTAAATATACGAACGACGTCATCGCCACATGTGCCTTTGGAATCAAAGTCGACACTATGAAAGATCCAACAAATAATTTCTTCGTTTACGGTAAGGAAGCGACTAGCTTCTTCTCAGGAAAGCGCGCCTTAAAATTCCTTTTTCTCAGAACTTTTCCGACTCTTGGTCAAATACTCAATATAAGGCTTATAAATGATTACGTGATGAAATTCTTCAAGGACGTTATAAAGACTACAATCGATACTCGTGATGCGAAGCACATTACACGCCCGGATATGCTACAGTTAATGATGGATATTAGAGGCAAAGAAGACCGTAGAGAATTAGACATCGATGACATGACTGCGCAGGCGTTCGTCTTTTTCTTCGGTGGCTTCGATACCAGCTCGACTGCCATGTCTTTCGCAGCTCACGAGATCGCAGCTAACCCAGAAGTTCAAATTAAATTGCAGCAAGAGATCGATAAACTTTTGGAGGAGTCAAACGGAGAAGCATCTTACGAATCTATTAACCGGCTCGAGTATTTAGATGCGGTGATAAACGAGACTCTTAGGTTATATCCACCGGTGGCCTTCTTAGAAAGAACGTGCGACAAATCTTATGAATTACCACCTGCGTTACCAGGCGAGAAACCATTCGTCATGAAGAAGGGAATGGTTGTTTGGATTCCAGTTTAcgcgatacatcgtgataaaaagTACTACGATAATCCGAATAAGTTTTGTCCAGAAAGATTTTTAGACAATAAGATGCACAATTCATCTTACTACATGCCATTCGGATTAGGACCAAGAATGTGTATAGCTAACAGATTCGCTTTGTTGGAAGTCAAAGTCTTGCTGTTTCACTTACTAGCGCGATGTGAATTGAAACCTAGCGCGAAAACTCCATCTCCgataaaatttgtcaaaaatctTGCAATGATGCCAGAGAATGGATTCTGGTTAAACATTCAGCgtagaaaaaatatacattccaTGTTGAAATCTGCGATAATGAATGGGTAA
- the LOC105205275 gene encoding cytochrome P450 9e2 has product MEYWSIVISIVIGVFSIHYLFRHFNFFKRNGIIHVPSIPILGSMTSVMFRRITIFDFVLKIYDFYSDAKYFGFYFTTTPIFFLRDPELIKSILVKNFEAFPDRRGFSDLNDPLFEKNLFSLRGEKWRNVRTMLSPSFTSSKMKMMFTLMSNCAENFAKFLSTENKGEIDMKDAFSKYTTDVIATCAFGIEIDSMKDPTNTFYVFGQETTKFLKGKADYKFILFNVAPRLAKLLNIKLIDDYVSKYFNDIIRSTIATRDAKNITRPDMLQLMMNTRGKEDGKELDIDDMTAQAFVFFLGGFETTSTVMCFAAHEIAANPEVQTKLQQEIDRVLEDSNGEVSYEAINRLEYLDAVINEALRLHPPVVALERICDKPYEFPPALPGGKPFVMKKGALLWIPVYAIQRDKKYYDNPEKFYPDRFLDNNTYHNSPCYLPFGLGPRMCIANRFGLLEVKVLLFYLLARCELKPNAKTPSPIKLRKSFTMIPENGFWLNIQPRKCVHPVSKSAIVI; this is encoded by the coding sequence ATGGAATATTGGTCGATAGTGATATCAATAGTGATCGGTGTGTTCAGCATTCATTATCTTTTTagacattttaatttctttaaaagaaatggTATTATACATGTACCGTCTATTCCAATACTTGGATCCATGACATCGGTTATGTTTCGTCGAATAACAATCTTCGATTTTGTCCTCAAGATATACGATTTCTATTCAGACGCAAAGTATTTTGGATTCTATTTTACGACAACACCAATCTTTTTTCTTCGCGATCCGGAACTCATCAAGTCAATTCTTGTTAAGAATTTCGAGGCATTTCCAGATCGTCGTGGCTTCTCCGACTTGAATGAtcctttatttgaaaaaaatttgttttcactTCGCGGAGAAAAATGGCGGAACGTGAGAACTATGTTGAGTCCATCTTTCACGTCCAGCAAAATGAAAATGATGTTTACATTGATGTCGAATTGTGctgaaaattttgctaaatttcTATCGACAGAGAATAAAGGTGAGATCGATATGAAAGACGCCTTCTCTAAATATACGACCGACGTAATCGCCACATGTGCCTTTGGAATCGAAATCGATTCTATGAAAGATCCGACAAACACTTTCTACGTCTTTGGCCAGGAAACGACTAAATTCTTAAAAGGAAAGGCCGATTACAAGTTTATATTGTTCAATGTTGCTCCGCGTCTTGCGAAACTTCTTAATATAAAGCTTATAGACGATTACGTATCGAAATACTTTAACGATATTATAAGGTCTACAATCGCTACTCGTGATGCGAAGAACATTACACGCCCGGATATGCTGCAATTAATGATGAATACCAGAGGCAAGGAAGATGGCAAAGAACTGGACATCGACGATATGACTGCACAAGCGTTCGTCTTCTTTCTCGGTGGTTTCGAAACCACCTCGACCGTGATGTGCTTCGCTGCTCATGAAATAGCAGCCAACCCAGAAGTTCAAACCAAATTGCAACAAGAGATCGACAGGGTTTTGGAAGATTCGAACGGAGAAGTGTCTTATGAAGCTATTAACCGGCTCGAGTATTTAGATGCGGTAATAAATGAGGCTCTCAGATTACATCCACCGGTTGTCGCCTTAGAAAGGATATGCGACAAACCTTATGAATTTCCACCAGCATTACCAGGAGGAAAACCATTTGTTATGAAGAAGGGTGCGCTTCTTTGGATTCCGGTTTATGCAATACAACGTGATAAAAAGTACTACGACAATCCGGAGAAATTTTATCcggatagatttttagataacaATACGTACCATAATTCCCCGTGTTACTTGCCATTCGGTTTAGGACCAAGAATGTGTATAGCTAATAGGTTTGGCTTGTTAGAAGTTAAAGTCCTGCTGTTTTACTTACTAGCGCGATGTGAGCTGAAACCTAACGCGAAAACTCCATCCCCAATAAAACTTCGCAAAAGTTTCACAATGATACCGGAAAATGGATTCTGGTTGAATATTCAGCCTAGAAAATGTGTGCATCCTGTTTCAAAGTCTGCAATAGTGATTTAA
- the LOC120358161 gene encoding cytochrome P450 9e2-like → MIYVIVLSVIAGALGLYYLFKDLNYFKKYGVPYIKPFPIVGSMGPMLLRTQSVHDFVKSIYSAYPDARYVGLYDVKTPIVMLRDIELIKSVTLKHFDMFIDHIGFVDENQDKFFGKNLVALRGERWREVRSILSPAFTSSKMKSMFKLMSECAVDFSSYLTQLPPEKKIMELKDVFTRYTNDVIATCAFGVKVDSMRNPKNDFFVYGTEATNFRGLIFLKFLIFRKLPQLARILKMTLIHEKIADFFRDLVKTTIKTRDENGIVRPDMLQLMMESRGKDGKAELSIDDMVAQAFIFFFGGFESTSTAMCFAAHEIAMNQDIQKRLQNEIDQVLEDTNGQASYEAVNGMEYLDAVINETLRMYPVASAMDRLCGKDFELPSTLPGKKPFTVKKGHGIWIPVYGLHHDPQYFEEPEKFDPERFLGERKKHSLNCGAYLPFGLGPRMCIGNRFALLETKVLLFQLLARCELKSCEKTPIPIKIAKDGGFTLRPEGGFWLNVTPRKNTHHSITVNATNGTSM, encoded by the coding sequence ATGATATACGTAATTGTCTTATCGGTGATAGCGGGCGCCCTAGGCCTCTATTATCTCTTCAAGGACTTAAATTACTTCAAGAAATATGGAGTGCCATATATAAAACCTTTTCCAATAGTAGGAAGTATGGGACCAATGCTGCTTCGTACTCAATCAGTACACGATTTTGTCAAATCAATTTACAGTGCGTACCCTGATGCCAGGTACGTTGGCCTATACGATGTAAAAACTCCAATTGTAATGCTTCGCGATATTGAGCTTATTAAATCCGTGACGTTGAAACATTTTGACATGTTCATAGACCACATTGGTTTTGTCGATGAAAACCAAGATAAATTTTTTGGCAAAAACCTCGTTGCCCTTCGTGGAGAGAGATGGCGTGAGGTACGATCCATATTGAGTCCGGCTTTCACATCCAGTAAAATGAAAAGTATGTTTAAGCTGATGTCAGAATGCGCTGTTGACTTCAGCAGTTACTTGACACAATTGCCACCGGAAAAGAAGATAATGGAATTGAAAGACGTCTTCACGAGATATACGAATGATGTCATCGCCACTTGTGCCTTTGGTGTTAAGGTAGATTCTATGAGAAATccaaaaaatgacttttttgtGTACGGCACGGAGGCAACCAATTTTAGAggtttaatctttttaaaatttctgataTTTAGAAAACTGCCTCAGTTAGCACGAATACTTAAAATGACACTTATTCATGAAAAAATAGCAGATTTCTTTCGAGATCTCGTGAAAACTACTATAAAAACTAGAGATGAAAATGGCATCGTTCGTCCAGACATGTTACAATTGATGATGGAGAGTAGAGGTAAAGATGGCAAGGCAGAACTGAGTATCGACGATATGGTGGCACAAgcatttattttcttctttggaGGCTTTGAGAGTACTTCAACTGCAATGTGTTTTGCGGCTCACGAAATCGCGATGAATCAGGATATACAGAAGAGACTTCAAAATGAGATTGACCAGGTCTTGGAAGATACAAATGGGCAAGCATCGTACGAGGCTGTTAACGGCATGGAGTATCTAGATGCTGTAATTAATGAGACCTTAAGGATGTATCCGGTTGCCTCAGCAATGGACAGATTATGCGGAAAAGATTTCGAGCTACCATCAACATTACCCGGAAAGAAGCCTTTTACTGTAAAGAAAGGTCACGGTATATGGATACCAGTTTATGGACTTCATCATGATCCTCAATACTTTGAAGAGCCGGAAAAGTTTGATCCCGAGCGATTTCTAGGTGAACGGAAAAAACACAGTCTCAACTGCGGTGCCTACCTTCCTTTCGGTCTTGGTCCCAGAATGTGCATAGGTAACAGATTCGCGTTGCTGGAGACAAAGGTTCTACTTTTCCAGTTACTTGCACGTTGCGAATTGAAATCTTGTGAGAAAACGCCGATACCGATCAAAATCGCTAAGGATGGCGGCTTTACCTTGAGACCTGAAGGTGGTTTCTGGTTGAATGTAACACCAAGGAAAAATACGCATCACTCTATTACAGTTAATGCTACTAATGGAAcatcaatgtaa
- the LOC105205188 gene encoding cytochrome P450 9e2, with product MIYAIVLSVIAGALGLFYIFKDLNYFKKHGVPYVKPLPIIGSMAPILLRTQSMADFVKSVYNLNPDAKYVGMYDVKTPIVMLRDLELIKSVTLKHFDMFMDHIGFIDENQDTFFGKNLVALRGERWREVRSVLSPAFTSSKMKNMFKLMSDCAVDFGNYLAQLPPEKKTMEMKDVFTRYTNDVIATCAFGIKVDSMRNPKNDFFVYGTEATNLRGFILFKFLIIRKLPQLAKILKMTLIREKIADFFRDIVKTTVKARDENGIVRPDMLQLMMETRSNGGKTELSIDDMVAQAFIFFFGGFDSTSTLMCFAAHEIAMNQDIQKRLQNEIDQVLEDTNGQVPYEAVNGMAYLDAVISEALRMYPGGVNLDRLCLKDFELPPALPGMKPLTVKKGHGIWIPVYGLHHDPQYFEEPEKFDPERFLGERKKHSLNSGAYLPFGLGPRMCIGNRFALLETKVLLFQLLARCDLNPCEKTPIPIKIAKDGFILRPEGGFWLNVTPRKNTHHSITVNVTN from the coding sequence ATGATTTACGCAATTGTTTTATCAGTGATAGCGGGTGCCTTAGGCCTCTTTTATATCTTCAAGGACTTAAATTACTTCAAGAAACATGGAGTTCCGTACGTGAAGCCTCTTCCAATAATAGGAAGTATGGCACCAATACTGCTTCGTACTCAATCAATGGCTGATTTTGTCAAATCGGTTTACAATTTAAACCCTGATGCCAAGTACGTCGGCATGTACGATGTCAAGACTCCAATTGTAATGCTTCGCGATCTTGAGCTTATTAAATCTGTGACGTTGAAACATTTTGACATGTTTATGGACCACATTGGTTTTATTGACGAAAATCAAGATACATTTTTTGGTAAAAACCTCGTTGCTCTTCGTGGAGAGAGATGGCGTGAGGTACGATCCGTATTGAGTCCGGCTTTTACATCcagtaaaatgaaaaatatgtttaagcTGATGTCGGATTGTGCTGTTGATTTTGGTAATTATTTGGCACAATTGCCACCGGAAAAGAAGACTATGGAAATGAAAGATGTCTTCACGAGATATACGAATGATGTAATCGCCACTTGTGCCTTTGGTATTAAGGTAGATTCTATGAGAAATccgaaaaatgatttctttgTTTACGGTACGGAGGCAACCAATTTGAGaggttttattctttttaaattcttgataATTAGAAAATTGCCTCAGTTAgcaaaaatacttaaaatgacACTTATTCGTGAAAAAATAGCAGATTTCTTCCGAGATATCGTGAAAACTACTGTAAAAGCTAGAGATGAAAACGGCATCGTTCGACCGGACATGTTACAATTGATGATGGAGACCAGAAGTAACGGTGGTAAGACAGAATTGAGTATCGATGATATGGTGGCACAGgcgtttattttcttctttggaGGCTTCGACAGTACCTCAACGTTAATGTGCTTTGCCGCTCATGAAATCGCGATGAATCAAGATATACAGAAGAGACTTCAAAATGAGATTGATCAGGTCTTGGAAGATACAAATGGGCAAGTACCCTATGAGGCTGTTAACGGCATGGCATATCTAGATGCTGTAATCAGTGAAGCTTTGAGGATGTATCCAGGTGGCGTAAATCTGGACAGGTTGTGCTTAAAAGATTTCGAGTTACCACCTGCGTTACCAGGAATGAAACCGTTAACTGTAAAAAAAGGACACGGTATATGGATACCGGTTTACGGACTTCATCATGATCCTCAATACTTTGAAGAGCCAGAGAAGTTTGATCCGGAGCGGTTTCTTGGTGAACGGAAGAAGCACAGTCTCAACAGCGGTGCCTACCTTCCTTTCGGTCTTGGTCCCAGAATGTGCATAGGTAACAGGTTCGCATTGCTGGAAACGAAGGTTCTACTTTTCCAGTTGTTAGCACGTTGCGATCTGAATCCTTGCGAGAAGACACCGATACCGATCAAAATTGCTAAGGATGGCTTTATCTTGAGACCTGAAGGTGGTTTCTGGTTAAATGTAACACCAAGGAAAAATACGCATCACTCCATTACCGTTAATGTTACTAATTGA